In one window of Methanosarcina vacuolata Z-761 DNA:
- the gatC gene encoding Asp-tRNA(Asn)/Glu-tRNA(Gln) amidotransferase subunit GatC encodes MITKEDVEHIGWLARIDISEQETVEYMEKLNSVLGYFGQLDELPTEDVAPTYHVAKIYNVFRDDVVEECLPQEVVLENTEHKQDGAFRVPKIG; translated from the coding sequence ATGATCACAAAAGAAGATGTAGAACATATCGGCTGGCTTGCTCGCATTGATATTAGCGAACAGGAAACAGTTGAATACATGGAAAAACTTAATTCAGTGCTGGGGTATTTCGGACAGCTTGACGAGTTGCCGACTGAAGATGTAGCTCCCACATACCACGTGGCTAAGATTTATAACGTGTTCAGGGATGATGTGGTGGAAGAATGTCTCCCGCAGGAAGTTGTTCTGGAAAACACCGAACACAAACAGGACGGAGCCTTCAGGGTTCCGAAGATAGGCTGA